A single region of the Candidatus Sungiibacteriota bacterium genome encodes:
- the rplV gene encoding 50S ribosomal protein L22, with the protein MEVRAELNYLHIAPRKVRLLARLIKGMDTGRAELELRNLSKRAAGPLLKLLKSAIANAANNFHLEEKGLYIKDVIVNPGPVAKRQMPRALGRAAPIRKRTSHVLLVLDTRVAVAPIKRRIKKEGPEVREATREDLKEGASPKSKEFKREEKKTYTKTTDFVRRVFRRKAI; encoded by the coding sequence TATCGCGCCCCGAAAAGTTCGGCTTCTGGCCCGCTTAATTAAAGGCATGGATACAGGACGGGCAGAGTTGGAACTGCGTAATCTGTCCAAGCGAGCCGCGGGGCCGCTGTTAAAGCTTTTAAAATCAGCCATAGCCAACGCTGCTAATAATTTTCATCTGGAAGAGAAGGGACTTTATATAAAAGATGTCATTGTAAATCCGGGGCCAGTAGCAAAACGCCAAATGCCCCGTGCTTTGGGCAGGGCCGCGCCAATACGCAAACGCACCAGTCATGTATTACTGGTGTTGGACACCAGAGTAGCCGTTGCCCCGATAAAGAGACGCATAAAAAAAGAAGGACCCGAGGTGCGCGAAGCAACCCGCGAAGATTTAAAAGAGGGGGCATCTCCAAAATCCAAGGAGTTTAAACGTGAAGAGAAAAAAACGTATACTAAAACCACTGATTTTGTAAGAAGAGTTTTTAGGAGAAAAGCAATATGA